The region ATCCCTGTGCTTCATTTCGCGGTATCAGCGCAATCCAAAGGCTTTAAACCTTTATTTGATGGTAAAACAACCACCGGTTGGCATACCTATTTAAAAACAGGATCAGGTGCATGGAAAGTTGTTGACGGCGCGTTACAACTTGACCCGAAAGCCGAAGGCCAGGGTGATCTGATCACGGATGGTGAATACGAAAATTATGAGTTGAAACTGGATTGGAAGATATCCGAAACAGGAAACAGCGGAATTATTTTTGGTGTACACGAAGATCCTAAATTCAACGAAACTTACCTTACCGGTATCGAAATGCAGGTATTGGATAATGCCAAAGCCAGCGATAATAAAAAAGCAAATCACCTGGCTGGTTCTTTATATGATATGAAAGCCCCTTCTGCCGATGTTACCAAGCCAGCCGGCGAATGGAACTCCGTAGTATTGCGTAAAAAGAATGGTCACCTTACTTTTTGGTTAAATGGAACTAAAATAGTAGAAACAGAGATTGGCAGCGACGAGTGGAAAGAAATGCTGAACAACAGTAAATTCAAAAACTGGACCGATTTTGCGAAATATCCAAAAGGCCATATCGCGCTGCAAGACCACGGCCACGAGGTTGCATTCCGCAATA is a window of Mucilaginibacter inviolabilis DNA encoding:
- a CDS encoding 3-keto-disaccharide hydrolase — encoded protein: MKKTLLSLMAIPVLHFAVSAQSKGFKPLFDGKTTTGWHTYLKTGSGAWKVVDGALQLDPKAEGQGDLITDGEYENYELKLDWKISETGNSGIIFGVHEDPKFNETYLTGIEMQVLDNAKASDNKKANHLAGSLYDMKAPSADVTKPAGEWNSVVLRKKNGHLTFWLNGTKIVETEIGSDEWKEMLNNSKFKNWTDFAKYPKGHIALQDHGHEVAFRNIYLKQL